TCAAAGAGTTGaataatatagtattttgtttattagttatttttaacagcAATTATAAGTGATAAGTTTATGATAAATGTCACTTTCATGTCACAACACAACTAACACAAGTCAAGACCCATCCACTGTTCTGAAACTTAGCTTGCTGTGAAGCATAACAAACTAAATTTCAAGACCATTTACATTGCAATTGCCAATTCCAAGCTTCTACTGAAACCTAAAACTTACAATTACTGTTGTATCACATATgtacagtataaaatatttacaacttaaacacaattaaatacaattttccaCAATCTTACTTAGCTCTCCGTACTAAAACGCATGGAGTTCTACCCCAATCAAACTAAATTTTGGCTAGCCattcaaactattattattacagtcAGTAACATAATTAGGCAACATAAATGAGTATGTTGTTTCCTACAGAGCTAGTAGGAATGTCCCATCACTAGTTTTGAGCATATAAACTAGATGGTTCAGACAGGCCAGGAACTTAGGCTCACTAGGATGTTCTAGCAAAACATGTGTAgctaacaaataacaaaatccaGCAAATTAACAAGAATTACAATAAGTGGCGATTTGTATGATAACTACTTTGTAAACAATTGCACTATCTAGCAAAATGTGTCTTGAATCCGGCTCTGGCTGTAGCTAAATGACTTCAATTCAGATACTAAGACCACCAGTTCAAGTCAGAACCAACTTCATTATACACTTAAAATCTGCACTATTAATTTATCCAGTCTGATGGCTCAATTAGGTAGTGTGTCCATGAGAATTTCTTTAACTCCTGATGAGAGACGGTCGGGGAATTTGATGTCAAACGCAACAAGCAAGTCTCCTTTCCGCGTTGGTTCCTTAGGTAAGGGAAGACCATACCCTGGGAACCTTTTCACTGTGTGTGGCTTCACTACTTCAGCTTGTAAGTTCACTGTTAACTTCTCTCCTGACATTGTTGGCACTTCAATGATCGTACCACATAATGCCTGCAACAAAGAAACAACATAGATTATAATATGTACTATGAATCACTCACTTTACTAGAACATTCATAAGTCAAGAGCAAAATGGAAGGGCAATAGgtataacataaaacaattataaatattactgaaTTGCAAATAATTGCTCAACTGAAAGAGCGCAATGAACTTgtttgataacaataaaaattgtaactCATAAGGTAAAGAGAATTCTAGAACAATGTGTGCTTACATACTGTTGGCTTGTTTATCATTAGTTGGTAAACAATACACAACAATTtactaacaataaattaacttgtcaattaattaattcaaaattaactgGTGCTTACctgttttaatgaaactttagcTGTATATCTGATATCACTGCCTTCTCGTTTGAATTGAGAGTGTGGTCTGTCTCTGATAATGAACACAATGTCTGCTGGTATCTTATTCCGGCCCTGGTCTCCCTCCTTCTGGAATGTGATCTTCGTTCCAGCTTTCCATCCAGGTTTCACATGAATGGTCAACACTTTGTCTTCTTTCTTAGATGTGCCGTCGGGCTGTAGAACACGGCGGGAAATCTTCATTTTCTTCACACATCCACGCGCGATATCTTCCAAGGACACATACAAATCGTGTTCGATTGGAGGATCTTGAGTCTTCTCTTTCCGGCTTGGCGATCCGTGGAAGTTAAAGCTGTGGCTGCGGAAGGCGCCTCCTGGTCCACCGGGCCGCGTCTGTCCCATACCCAAGTTGGCGAAGGGATCCATATCCACATCCATGTCACGATCGAAGAACATGGTCGTACGACCGCCACATCCGTTCAAGTCGAAGCCTTGGAACGGGCT
This sequence is a window from Trichoplusia ni isolate ovarian cell line Hi5 chromosome 15, tn1, whole genome shotgun sequence. Protein-coding genes within it:
- the LOC113501513 gene encoding dnaJ protein homolog 1, with the protein product MGKDYYKILGLSKGATDDEIKKAYRKLALKYHPDKNKAPGGEERFKEVAEAYEVLSDKKKREIYDAHGEEGLKGGMGSHNGPGGGQSFSYTFHGDPRATFAQFFGSASPFQGFDLNGCGGRTTMFFDRDMDVDMDPFANLGMGQTRPGGPGGAFRSHSFNFHGSPSRKEKTQDPPIEHDLYVSLEDIARGCVKKMKISRRVLQPDGTSKKEDKVLTIHVKPGWKAGTKITFQKEGDQGRNKIPADIVFIIRDRPHSQFKREGSDIRYTAKVSLKQALCGTIIEVPTMSGEKLTVNLQAEVVKPHTVKRFPGYGLPLPKEPTRKGDLLVAFDIKFPDRLSSGVKEILMDTLPN